One window of the Lytechinus pictus isolate F3 Inbred chromosome 5, Lp3.0, whole genome shotgun sequence genome contains the following:
- the LOC129261174 gene encoding transcription initiation factor TFIID subunit 7-like, whose amino-acid sequence MIATRGLNTFYAMVGTGAYSEGLVPLVTARLWTSYCIPRMLYGCATLKFTQAMLKKLNKTQLQLFKRILGVPITSADEIVYLLTDLIPVSAQIELDRLLLLGSILSIDRCRFEFRIFLHASEKTTPTIRMFADTLSKYHLPPLVDLITDPPQYNTWKRTINIAMRRNVNEDLEQTILLKASLSVWAGNLPMDVKDLYPRNPPSSLIRKALTHCAEDLKRLVQSGSQMLKDYVKIETHSDMRHALVHIDDDSFAAKVVDLPCMIESHKTLDKKTFWKTADISQMLVCNVEDAPILPDEEAKQGPTKKPEKVDKKFIWKHGVTPPLKNVRKRRFRKTAKKKYIEAPDVEEEVKRLLRMDSTAIKIKWEVLAEEDIKDDKNDDSMGSPPHGDIIHDMFGGDVSDTDDEMEDDEEDMDVNIEDLEDGIGVSPRVLMEGEDSRTAFSDAGMAGDDEEDNDGEDDEDSDGGQEEDELAKRLVELEGELLEQESRKKPLEESVASLDNPMLKQRFQSQLDELLADMKKKQEEVETLQSIVGNR is encoded by the exons ATGATCGCTACAAGAGGTCTGAACACCTTCTATGCAATGGTAGGAACTGGTGCATACTCGGAGGGTCTTGTGCCTTTAGTGACTGCCCGCCTATGGACGTCTTACTGCATCCCACGTATGCTCTATGGCTGTGCTACTCTGAAGTTCACCCAGGCAATGCTAAAGAAACTGAACAAAACACAACTTCAGCTATTCAAAAGGATCCTAGGAGTACCAATCACTTCAGCCGATGAAATTGTGTATCTTCTCACAGACTTGATTCCAGTGTCTGCTCAGATAGAACTGGACAGACTCCTCCTCCTTGGGTCAATTCTTTCTATTGATCGCTGTCGGTTCGAGTTTAGAATCTTTCTTCATGCCTCAGAGAAAACAACTCCAACCATCCGGATGTTTGCTGATACTCTGTCTAAATATCATCTCCCACCACTTGTAGATCTAATTACAGATCCACCTCAATACAACACTTGGAAGCGCACCATCAACATAGCAATGAGGAGAAATGTCAATGAGGATCTAGAGCAAACCATCCTTTTGAAAGCCAGTCTTTCAGTCTGGGCAGGTAATCTGCCTATGGACGTCAAGGACCTCTACCCAAGAAACCCTCCATCCTCCTTGATTAGAAAGGCCTTGACA CACTGTGCTGAAGATTTGAAAAGACTGGTCCAATCTGGCAGTCAGATGTTAAAGGATTATGTGAAAATTGAAACTCACT CTGATATGAGGCATGCTCTTGTTCATATCGATGATGACTCCTTTGCTGCGAAG GTTGTAGATTTACCATGTATGATAGAATCTCACAAGACACTTGACAAGAAGACTTTTTGGAAAACAGCAGATATTTCtcag ATGCTAGTGTGTAATGTTGAAGATGCCCCTATTCTACCAGATGAAGAGGCTAAACAGGGACCCACCAAGAAACCAGAAAAGGTCGACAAGAAGTTCATCTGGAAGCATGGAG TTACTCCACCCCTGAAAAACGTGAGGAAAAGAAGGTTTAGGAAGACAGCTAAAAAGAAG TATATTGAGGCTCCTGATGTCGAGGAAGAGGTGAAGCGATTGCTGCGGATGGACAGTACTGCCATTAAGATCAAATGGGAAGTCCTGGCTGAGGAAGACATTAAAGATGATAAGAATGATGATAGCATGGGATCTCCTCCTCATG GTGACATTATCCACGACATGTTTGGCGGCGACGTCTCCGACACAGACGATGAGATGGAGGACGACGAGGAAGACATGGACGTCAACATCGAGGACCTGGAGGATGGGATCGGAGTGAGCCCTCGTGTTTTGATGGAAGGGGAGGATTCCAGGACGGCATTCTCTGATGCTGGTATGGCCGGCGACGACGAGGAAGACAATGATGGGGAGGACGATGAGGATTCTGATGGAGGACAAGAGGAAG ATGAGCTTGCAAAGAGACTAGTAGAATTGGAAGGCGAACTCTTGGAACAAGAAAGCAGAAAGAAGCCTTTAGAAGAATCTGTTGCCAGTTTAGACAACCCTATGCTCAAG CAACGATTTCAATCTCAGCTTGATGAACTGCTAGCAGACatgaaaaagaaacaagagGAG GTTGAAACCCTACAGTCAATCGTCGGCAACAGATGA